The following coding sequences are from one Nicotiana tabacum cultivar K326 chromosome 1, ASM71507v2, whole genome shotgun sequence window:
- the LOC142164105 gene encoding uncharacterized protein LOC142164105: protein MYPDIPHFACIWHLWNNVYKKFKKSHAKLSEIYFSMAKAYTQAEFDSLMEKVEKVVPSTEYLHTVNDGGRNYTVCLLERKCICGTFQVDELPCPHAWAVLKSKFIMPEEYCSNYYKPNIVVMTYGVSVYPLSDRNDWNISEHIAEEVLLPPKWKRPPGKPKKKRDKSLSELLQPKNQHSCSICGQGGHNKRTCRNAPRNK, encoded by the exons ATGTATCCAGATATACCGCATTTTGCTTGTATATGGCATTTATGGAACAACGTATAtaagaaattcaaaaagagtCATGCCAAGTTGAGCGAGATATACTTCTCGATGGCAAAAGCATACACACAAGCTGAATTTGATAGTCTGATGGAGAAGGTGGAGAAG gtGGTACCATCAACTGAATACTTACATACGGTTAACGATGGAGGAAGGAATTACACAGTCTGCCTGTTAGAGAGAAAATGTATTTGTGGGACGTTCCAAGTTGATGAATTGCCATGCCCACATGCTTGGGCTGTATTGAAGAGCAAGTTTATAATGCCAGAAGAATATTGCTCTAACTATTACAAACCAAATATTGTTGTAATGACATACGGTGTGTCTGTGTACCCGTTATCGGACAGAAATGACTGGAATATATCAGAACATATTGCAGAGGAGGTTTTACTACCACCCAAATGGAAAAGACCTCCTGGAAAGCCAAAGAAGAAGCGCGATAAATCTTTAAGTGAATTACTGCAGCCGAAaaatcaacattcatgtagcataTGTGGGCAGGGAGGACATAACAAGCGAACGTGTAGAAATGCTCCACGTAATAAATAG
- the LOC107828793 gene encoding uncharacterized protein LOC107828793, which translates to MYNGIGLQTPRGSGTNGYIQTNKFFVKPKTNKVLVDGGKGFESGQGTAGVSRKANKDILEHDRKRQIQLKLLVLEDKLVDQGYTDAEIAEKLDEARRNLETTSEDSGGSTAIGYHRVSGTQTHQIAALKEKQMESLKAALKIGAEYETQKKRHEAFDLDTEENEDGDNNELVDRKRHEKDLRKEKDEGKRRKKKEKNKKREDSSDTDSSDAHAKEPKKKNHKKASQSRSNTDTAVDNKSKKLSAKEKKGRRRHHSDDSLSDSSSDSDCSSESDQENKHAKPHRRHSEGEYNDGRDAKASNFQQGRRHDSDEDGYKNDRDVKDKMIKKERRHVTEGKYDDGCDAKTKKSERGSRHDSDDDDDGSDRDVKSKKIQEGRRHVTAGEYVMAVMQKPVSFNKVEDTILMRMTTKMIVMSITR; encoded by the exons ATGTACAACGGAATCGGGCTACAAACGCCGCGAGGCTCCGGCACCAACGGCTACATACAGacgaacaagttcttcgtcaagCCGAAGACGAACAAAGTCCTCGTAGACGGCGGCAAGGGTTTCGAGTCCGGCCAAGGAACCGCCGGCGTGTCGAGAAAAGCGAACAAGGACATTCTCGAACACGACAGGAAACGGCAGATTCAGCTCAAACTTCTCGTCCTTGAGGATAAGCTTGTCGATCAGGGATACACCGATGCTGAGATTGCGGAGAAGCTCGATGAAGCTCGACGTAATCTGGAGACAACATCTGAAGATTCTGGTGGATCCACTGCTATTGGCTATCACAG GGTTTCGGGAACACAGACACACCAGATTGCTGCTTTGAAGGAAAAGCAGATGGAATCCTTAAAAGCTGCTCTCAAGATAGGGGCTGAATATGAGACCCAGAAGAAGCGGCATGAGGCTTTTGATTTAGATACTGAAGAGAATGAAGATGGTGATAACAATGAGCTAGTTGATAGGAAGCGGCACGAGAAGGACTTGAGAAAAGAGAAGGATGAGGGTAAGCGTCgcaagaaaaaagagaagaacaaaAAACGTGAGGATTCTTCTGACACTGACAGCAGTGACGCCCATGCCAAAGAGcctaaaaagaaaaatcataaaaaggCCAGCCAATCTAGATCCAATACTGATACTGCTGTTGATAATAAGTCAAAAAAATTGTCTGCCAAGGAAAAAAAGGGTAGAAGGCGGCATCACAGTGACGATTCGCTCTCTGATTCTTCCTCAGATTCTGATTGTTCTTCAGAGTCTGATCAGGAGAACAAACATGCAAAACCCCATAGGAGACATTCTGAGGGTGAGTACAATGATGGCCGTGATGCAAAAGCCAGTAACTTTCAACAAGGTAGAAGACATGATTCTGATGAGGATGGGTACAAAAATGACCGTGATGTCAAAGACAAGATGATTAAGAAAGAGAGAAGGCATGTTACCGAGGGCAAGTATGATGATGGTTGTGATGCTAAAACCAAGAAGTCAGAAAGAGGTAGTAGACATGAttctgatgatgacgatgatggtAGTGATCGTGATGTAAAAAGCAAGAAGATTCAGGAAGGGAGGAGACATGTTACTGCAGGTGAGTATGTGATGGCCGTGATGCAAAAGCCAGTAAGTTTCAACAAGGTAGAAGACACGATTCTGATGAGGATGACTACAAAAATGATCGTGATGTCGATAACAAGATGA